A genomic region of Euwallacea fornicatus isolate EFF26 chromosome 32, ASM4011564v1, whole genome shotgun sequence contains the following coding sequences:
- the Jarid2 gene encoding uncharacterized protein Jarid2 isoform X1 — protein sequence MKRKRKDVCTSPSLCDSPKRTKIQAQRKFAQNSGINSSIMTPIRDLDISDDAQTSTLPEPVELLPMKRPNTEDFLTFLCFRGTPILPPTLQFFNTASIVADGQVHEIKSDCPKNGPIDISKCGSGSSSEKPFIAFGVRKRADPIIISRQMERKRRHALALQALRRKYQEQKMAKIRALTISKLSEKTTNRTLVKTNTVQKTETSVTKKSSTKVIATKHVKVTTQTLKTKVKPKMCLRSFRGKFIQKELPFRPKRPLGERVLTNVGRTSKNSNKSEEGALAIKRPVKKPLAQTPKTKLTTASVVRSSTVTSVKRQQIKRRILVPSSSVVTTVVKPKLRSTTMKKTVISRKKAQQRLRPCVSKVANPSKEPCKKVAIKKSPLEESTLKPNQSSQEDGRSHPGEEVSRRLTRRDSEMLNSKTLPSGRLKREMKKKFEVKREVNIAESSSRRVVKKNLDVKRDFSLKTRNRDVKKSMALHKTSDTIMETLQSGQKITMDQKTSEMTSVQRVVTRKSEESIRIPNVPPVKAELKRTSRSVTKAAEPIAKKAVARPDSPKRRPAVNRESKLETEQNSSRRLTRDYSAKLADTSTDTKEVVKKEEKDILEQNAQFQTKPTVRKEKEEVVNLRSTTTEVIVPTSNKDNICEHPPIVSIEAKGMENLADPEIVVQKPIIEPKRTPTKKPPKRSCEAVPQVPIRPSRKTKEAAAIYMEILSHKLVNDSTIDDDNVSIDSFPELPNVKRTEQREIELKAHAKTSKEDEENKNSDALRRSVEPKNTTVISDDDSDNEVLQAKIAKAAKEIPAKPKEEIINNCDSSDQSVDVKNSRKKKATAKRSKCGSSVLETNVDIILEAARVLEETKPKETSDDESSASDINLKSLQAKQRKKLNESKAAIFSDSDEEPLAKLTTKIHKPETTIKLRRTADKQLSNAATIMEPKPKRECAKRPSYYLPMMSSSDEDEEPYFHGFSAPKEELKKVQALAPSLDLLSKDLGRKEKVNMSNEQIEQWLKDSAMAGSSVAKENDAMLKFGEKIPTESLKLEVASSLKLKIEEAQPGSGKEISCDEKVKAELKSPSSDRKWIFKKDKKEPMPPNKNAFSPENECSVYAFGEDNEDAVNTPFRRPSRRPSSTATSRSEDDMSKTDEASKQAQFRKPVPSDSEDSRCFNVPQNPAKPSKLVKSEGMVPPSSGNYPVKRTGKSNLEPFDDTKYKVPSSPSASSSSSAKLSKKGTQKPKTPNKGWECVNPVYVNDFPKPTDPAKLVEAPVFHPTEQEFQDPLEYIERIRHKAEQFGICKIVPPSSFKPECKVSDDMRFTAYNQYVHKMLHRWGPNFKEFVAIRKYLATQSIFLKTPPLIGGMEIDLPRLYQTVQNLGGLKEVIEKKRWPKVSEYMKIPKSAQDRVTKLDDIYCKYLLPYDTLSPAEREKLFEEVEAYWSKKQSPTQPDTTSSEQDSVDSDDNDVDNECTIKGKNMALSALYRIARNTMSMYFKVLEPSATEVEQEFWRYVTQKRNHICVHSASIDCGTWGYGFAVAKNSPFAKHPWNLKVLSNNGGSVLRSLGPVMGVTVPTLHVGMVFSACCWYRDPHGLPWVEYLHTGGTKIWYGIPSTSCALFRAAMRKLVPGYCREKELWLPSDTAMVPPEMLLEHQVSLCRTVQEPGQFVVVFPKVYTSGIGTGYVVSESVYFAPLYWLRTARALFDDLKTSCEPSMFSLEKLFVSIAGDARSSVEVLKTVLPFVEELCANERDYRAKLRLLGAIAEEKIIDSDSHSKKRKIQSVDGDLECEMCRTNLYVSMLVDMRDELIYCLEHALQLPESDLKAAERFKLRYHLVDSELEGIPQRIKAAIEGKVQKKPPPGKYAGLPTLLK from the exons ATGAAGAGGAAACGAAAGGATGTGTGCACGTCACCCTCATTATGTGACAGCCCTAAAAG GACGAAAATCCAAGCCCAACGTAAATTCGCCCAAAACTCGGGTATTAACAGCTCCATCATGACACCCATTCGTGACTTAGACATCTCAGATGATGCACAGACCAGCACTCTACCTGAACCTGTGGAGCTCCTCCCCATGAAACGCCCAAACACAGAAGATTTCTTAACATTCCTCTGCTTTCGAGGCACTCCAATCTTACCCCCCACTCTGCAGTTCTTTAATACCGCCTCAATTGTAGCTGATGGACAGGTTCATGAGATTAAAAGCGACTGTCCCAAGAATGGACCCATCGATATATCAAAATGTGGATCTGGCAGTTCTTCTGAGAAACCTTTTATCGCATTTGGTGTGCGAAAGAGGGCAGATCCTATTATTATCAGTAGACAGATGGAGAGGAAAAGGAGACATGCTTTGGCTTTACAGGCCTTAAGACGAAAGTATCAAGAGCAGAAAATGGCAAAGATTCGAGCTTTAACTATAagtaaattaagtgaaaaGACCACAAATAGGACTTTAGTTAAAACGAATACAgtgcaaaaaactgaaacgtCAGTCACCAAGAAGAGCAGCACTAAAGTTATTGCAACCAAACATGTGAAAGTCACCACACAGACTCTGAAAACTAAAGTCAAGCCTAAGATGTGCTTAAGAAGCTTTAGAGGAAAGTTTATTCAGAAGGAGTTGCCCTTCAGGCCTAAGAGGCCACTGGGGGAGAGAGTTCTGACAAATGTGGGGAGAACAAgcaaaaatagtaataaaagtGAAGAGGGCGCTCTTGCCATTAAGAGGCCAGTAAAAAAACCGCTTGCGCAGACTCCTAAAACGAAATTAACTACTGCGTCAGTAGTGCGAAGTTCCACTGTAACGTCGGTGAAGCGGCAGCAAATTAAAAGAAGGATTTTAGTCCCAAGCAGTAGTGTGGTCACCACTGTGGTGAAACCAAAATTGAGATCGACCACCATgaagaaaactgtaatttcTAGGAAAAAGGCACAACAAAGGTTGAGGCCCTGCGTGAGTAAAGTTGCTAACCCTAGCAAGGAACCCTGCAAGAAAGTGGCAATCAAAAAGTCCCCTCTAGAAGAATCTACTTTAAAACCAAATCAATCCTCTCAAGAGGATGGCAGAAGCCACCCAGGAGAAGAAGTGTCCAGACGATTGACAAGAAGAGATTCTGAGATGTTGAACAGCAAAACTCTTCCAAGTGGAAGGCTCAAGAGAGAAATGAAGAAGAAGTTTGAGGTAAAAAGGGAGGTTAACATTGCAGAATCTTCATCTAGGAGAGTAGTCAAGAAAAATCTGGATGTTAAACGAGATTTTAGCCTCAAAACCCGAAATAGAGATGTGAAAAAGAGCATGGCTCTGCACAAAACCAGCGACACCATTATGGAGACCTTGCAGAGTGGCCAGAAAATTACCATGGACCAGAAGACTTCAGAAATGACTTCTGTGCAGAGAGTTGTGACTAGAAAATCTGAAGAATCTATAAGAATTCCTAATGTGCCACCAGTCAAGGCAGAGCTGAAAAGAACTTCAAGGAGTGTCACTAAAGCTGCTGAGCCAATTGCTAAGAAAGCTGTAGCAAGACCTGACTCTCCTAAGAGGAGACCTGCAGTTAACCGAGAAAGTAAACTAGAGACTGAACAAAATTCGTCGCGGAGACTCACTAGGGATTACAGTGCTAAGTTGGCTGATACGTCAACTGATACTAAGGAAGTTGtaaagaaagaagaaaaagatattttggaGCAAAATGCGCAATTTCAAACTAAACCAACtgttagaaaagaaaaagaggaagTTGTCAATTTAAGATCAACAACCACTGAAGTTATTGTTCCAACTTCTAATAAAGACAACATTTGTGAACACCCACCAATAGTTTCGATCGAAGCCAAAGGAATGGAAAATCTTGCTGATCCGGAAATTGTCGTTCAAAAACCAATTATAGAGCCCAAGAGAACTCCCACAAAGAAACCTCCAAAGCGTAGCTGCGAGGCTGTTCCGCAAGTGCCAATAAGGCCCTCCAGAAAGACCAAAGAAGCGGCTGCCATATATATGGAGATCCTGAGTCATAAGCTTGTAAACGACAGCACCATAGACGACGATAATGTGTCCATTGACAGCTTCCCAGAACTGCCCAACGTTAAGAGGACAGAACAACGGGAAATCGAGCTTAAGGCGCACGCTAAAACCTCCAAGGAAGATGAGGAGAACAAGAATTCTGACGCACTTCGAAGGTCTGTAGAACCGAAAAATACTACTGTGATCAGTGATGATGATTCTGACAATGAGGTGCTCCAAGCCAAAATTGCTAAAGCTGCCAAGGAGATTCCTGCAAAACCCAAGgaggaaataataaataattgtgatTCCTCAGATCAATCAGTTGACGTAAAAAATTCCAGGAAAAAGAAAGCTACTGCGAAAAGAAGCAAATGCGGGAGTAGTGTCCTTGAGACCAATGTAGACATTATCCTGGAAGCTGCTAGAGTTCTTGAAGAGACGAAGCCGAAAGAAACTTCTGATGATGAATCATCAGCCTCGGATATAAACTTGAAGAGCCTCCAGGCGAAGCAGCGCAAAAAACTTAATGAAAGCAAAGCAGCGATATTCAGTGATTCCGACGAAGAACCGCTTGCCAAACTTACGACTAAAATTCACAAACCTGAAACTACAATCAAACTCCGAAGAACTGCAGATAAACAACTTTCTAATGCTGCAACCATAATGGAGCCCAAACCAAAGAGAGAGTGCGCCAAACGACCTTCTTATTACCTCCCAATGATGTCTAGCAGTGACGAGGATGAAGAGCCTTATTTCCACGGATTTAGCGCACCCAAAGAAGAACTTAAGAAAGTCCAAGCACTAGCTCCATCTTTGGATTTATTGAGCAAAGATTTGGGCCGCAAGGAGAAGGTAAATATGTCCAATGAGCAGATAGAGCAATGGTTGAAAGACTCCGCTATGGCTGGTAGCAGCGTTGCCAAAGAGAATGATGCCATGTTAAAGTTCGGAGAGAAAATTCCCACAGAGAGTTTAAAATTGGAGGTTGCGTCGAGTTTGAAGTTGAAGATAGAGGAGGCGCAGCCGGGAAGTGGCAAGGAAATATCCTGTGATGAAAAGGTGAAAGCTGAGTTGAAGTCTCCATCAAGCGATAGGAAGTGGATCTTTAAAAAGGATAAAAAGGAGCCGATGCCACCTAATAAGAACGCCTTTTCGCCGGAAAACGAGTGCAGCGTATATGCTTTTGGGGAGGACAATGAGGACGCGGTGAACACACCGTTTAGAAGGCCGTCGAGGAGGCCATCAAGCACTGCGACGTCACGATCTGAAGACGATATGTCGAAGACTGATGAGGCTAGCAAGCAAG CCCAATTTCGAAAACCTGTTCCTTCGGACTCTGAAGACTCGCGTTGTTTCAACGTCCCCCAAAATCCAGCAAAGCCGTCCAAGCTAGTCAAATCCGAAGGGATGGTTCCGCCCTCTTCCGGCAATTATCCAGTCAAAAGGACGGGAAAGTCAAACTTGGAACCCTTCGACGATACCAAGTACAAAGTACCTAGTTCTCCGAGCGCAAGCAGTAGCAGCAGCGCGAAGCTCTCCAAGAAAGGAACCCAGAAGCCGAAAACTCCCAACAAAGGTTGGGAGTGTGTCAACCCAGTTTATGTAAATGATTTTCCCAAACCCACCGATCCGGCCAAATTGGTAGAAGCTCCCGTGTTTCATCCTACTG AACAAGAATTCCAAGATCCGTTGGAATACATAGAGCGTATACGTCATAAAGCTGAGCAGTTTGGCATTTGTAAAATTGTCCCGCCAAGCAGTTTCAAGCCCGAATGCAAAGTGTCCGACGATATGCGTTTCACCGCTTACAACCAGTATGTGCATAAAATGCTGCATCGATGGGGACCGAATTTCAAGGAGTTCGTCGCCATTCGAAAATATTTGGCTACGCAGAGCATTTTCCTAAAAACTCCCCCATTG ATCGGAGGAATGGAAATCGATCTTCCCAGGCTCTATCAGACGGTACAGAATCTGGGTGGTCTGAAGGAGGTGATCGAGAAAAAACGCTGGCCTAAAGTATCCGAATATATGAAAATTCCAAAGTCCGCTCAGGACCGGGTCACTAAGCTAGACGACATTTACTGCAAATATCTGCTGCCTTACGACACTTTGTCTCCAG CCGAACGTGAGAAACTGTTCGAAGAAGTTGAAGCCTATTGGTCGAAGAAACAATCTCCGACCCAACCCGATACCACATCTTCTGAACAGGATTCAGTCGACTCTGATGATAATGACGTAGACAACGAGTGCACGATCAAGGGCAAAAACATGGCCCTGAGTGCCCTCTATCGCATTGCGCGTAACACAATGTCCATGTACTTCAAAGTACTGGAACCGTCCGCTACGGAGGTGGAGCAGGAGTTCTGGCGTTACGTCACTCAGAAGCGGAACCATATTTGTGTGCATTCGGCGTCAATCGACTGCGGTACCTGGGGCTACGGTTTTGCAGTGGCCAAGAACAGTCCCTTTGCTAAACATCCCTGGAATCTCAAAGTTCTATCTAACAATGGTGGATCAGTGCTTAGGTCGTTGGGACCGGTCATGG GAGTAACGGTACCCACTCTCCATGTTGGAATGGTTTTCAGCGCATGTTGTTGGTACCGCGACCCGCATGGCCTGCCCTGGGTCGAGTACCTTCACACGGGCGGAACCAAAATCTGGTACGGTATCCCGAGCACCTCGTGTGCACTCTTCCGAGCTGCCATGCGCAAGCTGGTACCCGGGTACTGTCGCGAAAAGGAGCTGTGGCTACCGTCTGACACGGCCATGGTACCGCCGGAAATGCTGCTAGAGCATCAAGTGTCTTTGTGCCGTACCGTCCAAGAGCCTGGCCAATTTGTGGTTGTTTTCCCAAAGGTTTATACTTCAGGTATCGGTACCGGCTACGTGGTGTCCGAAAGCGTCTATTTTGCGCCCCTGTATTGGTTGAGAACAGCCCGCGCGCTTTTTGACGACCTGAAGACGAGCTGCGAGCCTTCAATGTTCTCCTTGGAAAAGTTGTTCGTGAGCATTGCGGGAGATGCTCGCTCAAGTGTAGAGGTTTTAAAAACGGTGTTGCCGTTCGTGGAAGAACTGTGTGCTAACGAACGCGATTATCGCGCCAAACTGCGTCTCTTAGGTGCGATCGCCGAAGAGAAAATAATCGATTCTGACTCGCATTCGAAAAAACGAAAGATCCAGAGTGTAGACGGAGACTTAGAGTGCGAAATGTGCAGGACCAACTTATACGTTTCAATGTTGGTGGATATGCGGGATGAGTTGATTTATTGTCTAGAGCATGCGCTGCAACTCCCAGAAAGCGACCTAAAGGCTGCGGAAAGATTCAAGCTGCGATACCACTTGGTTGATTCCGAATTGGAGGGGATTCCTCAAAGAATAAAGGCCGCCATTGAAGGGAAGGTGCAGAAAAAACCACCCCCAGGAAAATATGCGGGGTTACCTACTTTACTTAAGTAG
- the Jarid2 gene encoding uncharacterized protein Jarid2 isoform X2 has translation MTPIRDLDISDDAQTSTLPEPVELLPMKRPNTEDFLTFLCFRGTPILPPTLQFFNTASIVADGQVHEIKSDCPKNGPIDISKCGSGSSSEKPFIAFGVRKRADPIIISRQMERKRRHALALQALRRKYQEQKMAKIRALTISKLSEKTTNRTLVKTNTVQKTETSVTKKSSTKVIATKHVKVTTQTLKTKVKPKMCLRSFRGKFIQKELPFRPKRPLGERVLTNVGRTSKNSNKSEEGALAIKRPVKKPLAQTPKTKLTTASVVRSSTVTSVKRQQIKRRILVPSSSVVTTVVKPKLRSTTMKKTVISRKKAQQRLRPCVSKVANPSKEPCKKVAIKKSPLEESTLKPNQSSQEDGRSHPGEEVSRRLTRRDSEMLNSKTLPSGRLKREMKKKFEVKREVNIAESSSRRVVKKNLDVKRDFSLKTRNRDVKKSMALHKTSDTIMETLQSGQKITMDQKTSEMTSVQRVVTRKSEESIRIPNVPPVKAELKRTSRSVTKAAEPIAKKAVARPDSPKRRPAVNRESKLETEQNSSRRLTRDYSAKLADTSTDTKEVVKKEEKDILEQNAQFQTKPTVRKEKEEVVNLRSTTTEVIVPTSNKDNICEHPPIVSIEAKGMENLADPEIVVQKPIIEPKRTPTKKPPKRSCEAVPQVPIRPSRKTKEAAAIYMEILSHKLVNDSTIDDDNVSIDSFPELPNVKRTEQREIELKAHAKTSKEDEENKNSDALRRSVEPKNTTVISDDDSDNEVLQAKIAKAAKEIPAKPKEEIINNCDSSDQSVDVKNSRKKKATAKRSKCGSSVLETNVDIILEAARVLEETKPKETSDDESSASDINLKSLQAKQRKKLNESKAAIFSDSDEEPLAKLTTKIHKPETTIKLRRTADKQLSNAATIMEPKPKRECAKRPSYYLPMMSSSDEDEEPYFHGFSAPKEELKKVQALAPSLDLLSKDLGRKEKVNMSNEQIEQWLKDSAMAGSSVAKENDAMLKFGEKIPTESLKLEVASSLKLKIEEAQPGSGKEISCDEKVKAELKSPSSDRKWIFKKDKKEPMPPNKNAFSPENECSVYAFGEDNEDAVNTPFRRPSRRPSSTATSRSEDDMSKTDEASKQAQFRKPVPSDSEDSRCFNVPQNPAKPSKLVKSEGMVPPSSGNYPVKRTGKSNLEPFDDTKYKVPSSPSASSSSSAKLSKKGTQKPKTPNKGWECVNPVYVNDFPKPTDPAKLVEAPVFHPTEQEFQDPLEYIERIRHKAEQFGICKIVPPSSFKPECKVSDDMRFTAYNQYVHKMLHRWGPNFKEFVAIRKYLATQSIFLKTPPLIGGMEIDLPRLYQTVQNLGGLKEVIEKKRWPKVSEYMKIPKSAQDRVTKLDDIYCKYLLPYDTLSPAEREKLFEEVEAYWSKKQSPTQPDTTSSEQDSVDSDDNDVDNECTIKGKNMALSALYRIARNTMSMYFKVLEPSATEVEQEFWRYVTQKRNHICVHSASIDCGTWGYGFAVAKNSPFAKHPWNLKVLSNNGGSVLRSLGPVMGVTVPTLHVGMVFSACCWYRDPHGLPWVEYLHTGGTKIWYGIPSTSCALFRAAMRKLVPGYCREKELWLPSDTAMVPPEMLLEHQVSLCRTVQEPGQFVVVFPKVYTSGIGTGYVVSESVYFAPLYWLRTARALFDDLKTSCEPSMFSLEKLFVSIAGDARSSVEVLKTVLPFVEELCANERDYRAKLRLLGAIAEEKIIDSDSHSKKRKIQSVDGDLECEMCRTNLYVSMLVDMRDELIYCLEHALQLPESDLKAAERFKLRYHLVDSELEGIPQRIKAAIEGKVQKKPPPGKYAGLPTLLK, from the exons ATGACACCCATTCGTGACTTAGACATCTCAGATGATGCACAGACCAGCACTCTACCTGAACCTGTGGAGCTCCTCCCCATGAAACGCCCAAACACAGAAGATTTCTTAACATTCCTCTGCTTTCGAGGCACTCCAATCTTACCCCCCACTCTGCAGTTCTTTAATACCGCCTCAATTGTAGCTGATGGACAGGTTCATGAGATTAAAAGCGACTGTCCCAAGAATGGACCCATCGATATATCAAAATGTGGATCTGGCAGTTCTTCTGAGAAACCTTTTATCGCATTTGGTGTGCGAAAGAGGGCAGATCCTATTATTATCAGTAGACAGATGGAGAGGAAAAGGAGACATGCTTTGGCTTTACAGGCCTTAAGACGAAAGTATCAAGAGCAGAAAATGGCAAAGATTCGAGCTTTAACTATAagtaaattaagtgaaaaGACCACAAATAGGACTTTAGTTAAAACGAATACAgtgcaaaaaactgaaacgtCAGTCACCAAGAAGAGCAGCACTAAAGTTATTGCAACCAAACATGTGAAAGTCACCACACAGACTCTGAAAACTAAAGTCAAGCCTAAGATGTGCTTAAGAAGCTTTAGAGGAAAGTTTATTCAGAAGGAGTTGCCCTTCAGGCCTAAGAGGCCACTGGGGGAGAGAGTTCTGACAAATGTGGGGAGAACAAgcaaaaatagtaataaaagtGAAGAGGGCGCTCTTGCCATTAAGAGGCCAGTAAAAAAACCGCTTGCGCAGACTCCTAAAACGAAATTAACTACTGCGTCAGTAGTGCGAAGTTCCACTGTAACGTCGGTGAAGCGGCAGCAAATTAAAAGAAGGATTTTAGTCCCAAGCAGTAGTGTGGTCACCACTGTGGTGAAACCAAAATTGAGATCGACCACCATgaagaaaactgtaatttcTAGGAAAAAGGCACAACAAAGGTTGAGGCCCTGCGTGAGTAAAGTTGCTAACCCTAGCAAGGAACCCTGCAAGAAAGTGGCAATCAAAAAGTCCCCTCTAGAAGAATCTACTTTAAAACCAAATCAATCCTCTCAAGAGGATGGCAGAAGCCACCCAGGAGAAGAAGTGTCCAGACGATTGACAAGAAGAGATTCTGAGATGTTGAACAGCAAAACTCTTCCAAGTGGAAGGCTCAAGAGAGAAATGAAGAAGAAGTTTGAGGTAAAAAGGGAGGTTAACATTGCAGAATCTTCATCTAGGAGAGTAGTCAAGAAAAATCTGGATGTTAAACGAGATTTTAGCCTCAAAACCCGAAATAGAGATGTGAAAAAGAGCATGGCTCTGCACAAAACCAGCGACACCATTATGGAGACCTTGCAGAGTGGCCAGAAAATTACCATGGACCAGAAGACTTCAGAAATGACTTCTGTGCAGAGAGTTGTGACTAGAAAATCTGAAGAATCTATAAGAATTCCTAATGTGCCACCAGTCAAGGCAGAGCTGAAAAGAACTTCAAGGAGTGTCACTAAAGCTGCTGAGCCAATTGCTAAGAAAGCTGTAGCAAGACCTGACTCTCCTAAGAGGAGACCTGCAGTTAACCGAGAAAGTAAACTAGAGACTGAACAAAATTCGTCGCGGAGACTCACTAGGGATTACAGTGCTAAGTTGGCTGATACGTCAACTGATACTAAGGAAGTTGtaaagaaagaagaaaaagatattttggaGCAAAATGCGCAATTTCAAACTAAACCAACtgttagaaaagaaaaagaggaagTTGTCAATTTAAGATCAACAACCACTGAAGTTATTGTTCCAACTTCTAATAAAGACAACATTTGTGAACACCCACCAATAGTTTCGATCGAAGCCAAAGGAATGGAAAATCTTGCTGATCCGGAAATTGTCGTTCAAAAACCAATTATAGAGCCCAAGAGAACTCCCACAAAGAAACCTCCAAAGCGTAGCTGCGAGGCTGTTCCGCAAGTGCCAATAAGGCCCTCCAGAAAGACCAAAGAAGCGGCTGCCATATATATGGAGATCCTGAGTCATAAGCTTGTAAACGACAGCACCATAGACGACGATAATGTGTCCATTGACAGCTTCCCAGAACTGCCCAACGTTAAGAGGACAGAACAACGGGAAATCGAGCTTAAGGCGCACGCTAAAACCTCCAAGGAAGATGAGGAGAACAAGAATTCTGACGCACTTCGAAGGTCTGTAGAACCGAAAAATACTACTGTGATCAGTGATGATGATTCTGACAATGAGGTGCTCCAAGCCAAAATTGCTAAAGCTGCCAAGGAGATTCCTGCAAAACCCAAGgaggaaataataaataattgtgatTCCTCAGATCAATCAGTTGACGTAAAAAATTCCAGGAAAAAGAAAGCTACTGCGAAAAGAAGCAAATGCGGGAGTAGTGTCCTTGAGACCAATGTAGACATTATCCTGGAAGCTGCTAGAGTTCTTGAAGAGACGAAGCCGAAAGAAACTTCTGATGATGAATCATCAGCCTCGGATATAAACTTGAAGAGCCTCCAGGCGAAGCAGCGCAAAAAACTTAATGAAAGCAAAGCAGCGATATTCAGTGATTCCGACGAAGAACCGCTTGCCAAACTTACGACTAAAATTCACAAACCTGAAACTACAATCAAACTCCGAAGAACTGCAGATAAACAACTTTCTAATGCTGCAACCATAATGGAGCCCAAACCAAAGAGAGAGTGCGCCAAACGACCTTCTTATTACCTCCCAATGATGTCTAGCAGTGACGAGGATGAAGAGCCTTATTTCCACGGATTTAGCGCACCCAAAGAAGAACTTAAGAAAGTCCAAGCACTAGCTCCATCTTTGGATTTATTGAGCAAAGATTTGGGCCGCAAGGAGAAGGTAAATATGTCCAATGAGCAGATAGAGCAATGGTTGAAAGACTCCGCTATGGCTGGTAGCAGCGTTGCCAAAGAGAATGATGCCATGTTAAAGTTCGGAGAGAAAATTCCCACAGAGAGTTTAAAATTGGAGGTTGCGTCGAGTTTGAAGTTGAAGATAGAGGAGGCGCAGCCGGGAAGTGGCAAGGAAATATCCTGTGATGAAAAGGTGAAAGCTGAGTTGAAGTCTCCATCAAGCGATAGGAAGTGGATCTTTAAAAAGGATAAAAAGGAGCCGATGCCACCTAATAAGAACGCCTTTTCGCCGGAAAACGAGTGCAGCGTATATGCTTTTGGGGAGGACAATGAGGACGCGGTGAACACACCGTTTAGAAGGCCGTCGAGGAGGCCATCAAGCACTGCGACGTCACGATCTGAAGACGATATGTCGAAGACTGATGAGGCTAGCAAGCAAG CCCAATTTCGAAAACCTGTTCCTTCGGACTCTGAAGACTCGCGTTGTTTCAACGTCCCCCAAAATCCAGCAAAGCCGTCCAAGCTAGTCAAATCCGAAGGGATGGTTCCGCCCTCTTCCGGCAATTATCCAGTCAAAAGGACGGGAAAGTCAAACTTGGAACCCTTCGACGATACCAAGTACAAAGTACCTAGTTCTCCGAGCGCAAGCAGTAGCAGCAGCGCGAAGCTCTCCAAGAAAGGAACCCAGAAGCCGAAAACTCCCAACAAAGGTTGGGAGTGTGTCAACCCAGTTTATGTAAATGATTTTCCCAAACCCACCGATCCGGCCAAATTGGTAGAAGCTCCCGTGTTTCATCCTACTG AACAAGAATTCCAAGATCCGTTGGAATACATAGAGCGTATACGTCATAAAGCTGAGCAGTTTGGCATTTGTAAAATTGTCCCGCCAAGCAGTTTCAAGCCCGAATGCAAAGTGTCCGACGATATGCGTTTCACCGCTTACAACCAGTATGTGCATAAAATGCTGCATCGATGGGGACCGAATTTCAAGGAGTTCGTCGCCATTCGAAAATATTTGGCTACGCAGAGCATTTTCCTAAAAACTCCCCCATTG ATCGGAGGAATGGAAATCGATCTTCCCAGGCTCTATCAGACGGTACAGAATCTGGGTGGTCTGAAGGAGGTGATCGAGAAAAAACGCTGGCCTAAAGTATCCGAATATATGAAAATTCCAAAGTCCGCTCAGGACCGGGTCACTAAGCTAGACGACATTTACTGCAAATATCTGCTGCCTTACGACACTTTGTCTCCAG CCGAACGTGAGAAACTGTTCGAAGAAGTTGAAGCCTATTGGTCGAAGAAACAATCTCCGACCCAACCCGATACCACATCTTCTGAACAGGATTCAGTCGACTCTGATGATAATGACGTAGACAACGAGTGCACGATCAAGGGCAAAAACATGGCCCTGAGTGCCCTCTATCGCATTGCGCGTAACACAATGTCCATGTACTTCAAAGTACTGGAACCGTCCGCTACGGAGGTGGAGCAGGAGTTCTGGCGTTACGTCACTCAGAAGCGGAACCATATTTGTGTGCATTCGGCGTCAATCGACTGCGGTACCTGGGGCTACGGTTTTGCAGTGGCCAAGAACAGTCCCTTTGCTAAACATCCCTGGAATCTCAAAGTTCTATCTAACAATGGTGGATCAGTGCTTAGGTCGTTGGGACCGGTCATGG GAGTAACGGTACCCACTCTCCATGTTGGAATGGTTTTCAGCGCATGTTGTTGGTACCGCGACCCGCATGGCCTGCCCTGGGTCGAGTACCTTCACACGGGCGGAACCAAAATCTGGTACGGTATCCCGAGCACCTCGTGTGCACTCTTCCGAGCTGCCATGCGCAAGCTGGTACCCGGGTACTGTCGCGAAAAGGAGCTGTGGCTACCGTCTGACACGGCCATGGTACCGCCGGAAATGCTGCTAGAGCATCAAGTGTCTTTGTGCCGTACCGTCCAAGAGCCTGGCCAATTTGTGGTTGTTTTCCCAAAGGTTTATACTTCAGGTATCGGTACCGGCTACGTGGTGTCCGAAAGCGTCTATTTTGCGCCCCTGTATTGGTTGAGAACAGCCCGCGCGCTTTTTGACGACCTGAAGACGAGCTGCGAGCCTTCAATGTTCTCCTTGGAAAAGTTGTTCGTGAGCATTGCGGGAGATGCTCGCTCAAGTGTAGAGGTTTTAAAAACGGTGTTGCCGTTCGTGGAAGAACTGTGTGCTAACGAACGCGATTATCGCGCCAAACTGCGTCTCTTAGGTGCGATCGCCGAAGAGAAAATAATCGATTCTGACTCGCATTCGAAAAAACGAAAGATCCAGAGTGTAGACGGAGACTTAGAGTGCGAAATGTGCAGGACCAACTTATACGTTTCAATGTTGGTGGATATGCGGGATGAGTTGATTTATTGTCTAGAGCATGCGCTGCAACTCCCAGAAAGCGACCTAAAGGCTGCGGAAAGATTCAAGCTGCGATACCACTTGGTTGATTCCGAATTGGAGGGGATTCCTCAAAGAATAAAGGCCGCCATTGAAGGGAAGGTGCAGAAAAAACCACCCCCAGGAAAATATGCGGGGTTACCTACTTTACTTAAGTAG